A single region of the Mesotoga sp. Brook.08.105.5.1 genome encodes:
- a CDS encoding NUDIX hydrolase, protein MEHSIRKEKIFSGRILDLERHTVSIQDGTTAFREVVRHPGAVAVVPFVDDKLLLVKQYRFPVQKFMLEIPAGKLDAGENPEDCARRELLEETGYVTRYLRKLTTIETSPGFSDEIIHIYLAEVERVQDPCPDEGEFVVPILIDSREAIRMIVDGQITDSKSISGILLAFAGRESDDDD, encoded by the coding sequence ATGGAGCATTCGATAAGAAAGGAGAAAATCTTTTCGGGCAGAATTCTTGATCTTGAAAGACACACCGTCTCAATCCAAGACGGTACTACGGCATTTAGAGAGGTTGTTCGTCATCCCGGTGCCGTTGCTGTCGTTCCATTCGTAGATGATAAATTGCTGCTCGTGAAGCAATACCGTTTCCCCGTTCAGAAGTTCATGCTCGAGATACCTGCCGGAAAGCTTGATGCCGGTGAGAACCCAGAAGACTGCGCCAGAAGAGAACTGCTGGAAGAGACGGGATATGTTACAAGATACTTACGCAAACTGACTACGATTGAGACTTCGCCGGGATTTTCCGATGAGATAATTCATATCTACCTTGCAGAGGTGGAAAGGGTTCAGGATCCCTGTCCCGATGAAGGAGAGTTTGTGGTGCCGATTCTGATCGACTCAAGAGAGGCGATCAGAATGATTGTTGACGGACAAATAACTGATAGCAAGAGTATTTCGGGGATTTTACTTGCTTTTGCTGGAAGGGAAAGTGATGATGATGATTAG
- a CDS encoding ABC transporter permease — protein sequence MNTSKIYALLVPIVSVLIALLIASVIIIMIGKNPITAYSIMIDGAFGSQEALADTIMKMTPLILTGLAVGFGFRAGVFNIGAEGQMTMGALIGAIVAMNIGGIPSVIAIPLSIIVGMLAGAFWASIAGFLKAFTGAHEVISTIMLNWIAANLASYMVTGPLAVGSGTPKSPEVAEASKLPVILKVQATELSVGIFIAIAVAIIMYILIEKTTIGYKLKAVGFNQHAAEYGGISIRKSIILTMAISGALAGMAGIVDLIGVPPHRFVGELTGGRGFDGITIALIGRNHPIGIIFAALLIAALRTGSNAMQIRAQIPNDIVSIIQGIVIFLVAAERIVSTLILWKRKKGVTAI from the coding sequence ATGAATACCAGCAAGATCTACGCATTACTAGTACCGATCGTCTCCGTTTTGATAGCTCTCCTGATAGCTTCCGTGATTATTATCATGATCGGTAAGAACCCAATTACTGCATATTCCATAATGATTGACGGCGCGTTTGGTAGTCAGGAAGCACTTGCAGATACTATTATGAAGATGACACCCCTGATTCTAACCGGTCTCGCAGTCGGGTTCGGATTCAGAGCAGGAGTCTTCAACATAGGCGCTGAAGGCCAGATGACGATGGGTGCCCTAATAGGTGCAATAGTAGCCATGAATATCGGGGGAATTCCTTCGGTTATTGCCATCCCTCTTTCAATTATAGTCGGAATGCTCGCAGGTGCCTTCTGGGCATCAATAGCTGGTTTTCTGAAAGCTTTCACTGGAGCGCATGAAGTTATTTCAACGATCATGCTCAACTGGATTGCAGCTAACCTTGCTTCCTATATGGTGACCGGACCCTTGGCGGTCGGCTCCGGTACTCCGAAGAGTCCGGAAGTTGCAGAAGCATCGAAGCTTCCGGTAATACTAAAAGTTCAGGCTACTGAACTAAGCGTTGGGATTTTCATTGCCATTGCTGTAGCGATCATAATGTACATCCTGATAGAGAAGACCACCATCGGTTACAAGTTAAAGGCCGTAGGATTCAACCAGCATGCGGCTGAGTATGGCGGTATTAGTATTAGAAAGAGCATAATTCTCACAATGGCAATTAGTGGTGCTCTTGCTGGTATGGCAGGAATCGTCGACCTCATTGGAGTACCTCCTCATAGATTCGTCGGCGAACTCACAGGAGGAAGAGGATTTGACGGTATCACCATTGCGTTAATTGGGAGAAACCACCCAATCGGAATAATTTTTGCGGCTCTTTTGATAGCAGCCTTAAGAACAGGCTCCAACGCGATGCAGATTAGAGCCCAAATCCCTAATGACATCGTATCGATCATTCAGGGGATAGTAATCTTCCTTGTGGCTGCTGAGAGAATTGTCTCCACTCTTATTCTGTGGAAGCGAAAGAAAGGAGTGACTGCTATATGA
- the gltX gene encoding glutamate--tRNA ligase, protein MIRVRFAPSPTGYLHVGGARTALFNYLFAKHYGGKLVLRIEDTDVSRSTKEFEEQLMESLLWLGITWDEGPDVGGSFGPYRQSERGEVYSEMVFDLLKRGLAYNVYAYPEDIEALHDEMLSKGKAPHYSQEMLEVFNSPERVSEFEAKGLNPVVFFNMPRKEYRLPDKIKGEVVFKEGAIGDFVIMRSNGQPIYNFAVVADDISMEISHVLRGDDHLSNTLRQLALYEAFGAPIPSFAHLSMILGPDGKKLSKRHGDTSVEQFREKGFLPESFFNFLTLLGWSHPDGKEILRHEEIIESFSIERVNTSAAIFDETKARWMNGVYIRECDVDRITDLTIPFIVRAGLMSSEEVIANRKWLRRAIDSVRKGVETLLEVPEKMHLYFEEPEISTFNPSSDIDRGIYRALEAFKDRIEYLDAWNNDEIVGTIRAVLNEFKPDRKGFYMSLRHILTAADEGPELVDVIFLLGRNKTLNRLQQALRFV, encoded by the coding sequence ATGATTAGAGTAAGGTTTGCGCCCAGCCCTACTGGATACCTTCATGTTGGTGGTGCCAGAACTGCGTTGTTCAATTACCTGTTTGCGAAGCATTACGGCGGCAAGCTCGTCCTTCGTATTGAAGATACCGACGTTTCAAGATCCACAAAGGAATTTGAGGAGCAACTCATGGAGTCACTTTTGTGGTTGGGGATCACCTGGGATGAAGGACCCGATGTGGGTGGGTCCTTTGGGCCCTATAGACAAAGTGAAAGAGGAGAAGTTTACAGCGAGATGGTATTCGATCTCCTTAAAAGGGGGCTAGCCTACAATGTCTATGCTTATCCTGAAGACATTGAAGCGCTTCACGATGAAATGCTTTCAAAAGGAAAGGCACCTCATTATTCTCAAGAGATGCTGGAGGTCTTCAACTCGCCAGAAAGGGTTTCGGAGTTCGAAGCCAAAGGACTTAATCCGGTTGTCTTCTTTAACATGCCACGCAAGGAGTACAGGCTTCCCGATAAAATCAAAGGCGAGGTTGTTTTCAAAGAGGGAGCAATTGGAGACTTTGTGATAATGCGGTCCAACGGTCAACCAATATATAATTTTGCGGTAGTTGCTGATGACATTTCTATGGAGATTTCTCACGTTTTACGAGGAGATGATCATCTATCTAATACCCTAAGGCAACTTGCTCTTTATGAAGCTTTTGGAGCACCAATACCATCTTTTGCACACTTGTCGATGATTCTTGGGCCAGATGGAAAGAAGTTGAGCAAAAGACATGGAGATACATCTGTAGAGCAATTCAGAGAGAAAGGCTTTTTGCCAGAATCTTTCTTCAATTTTCTTACTTTACTAGGGTGGTCACATCCTGATGGTAAGGAGATCTTACGACACGAGGAGATAATCGAAAGCTTTTCGATTGAGAGAGTGAATACGAGCGCTGCAATCTTCGATGAGACCAAGGCAAGATGGATGAACGGGGTCTACATTCGTGAATGCGATGTGGATAGGATAACCGATCTGACGATTCCGTTTATTGTGAGAGCAGGTCTAATGTCTTCAGAAGAAGTCATCGCCAATAGGAAGTGGTTGAGAAGGGCAATTGACTCCGTTCGAAAGGGAGTGGAAACCCTATTGGAAGTGCCGGAGAAAATGCATCTTTATTTCGAAGAGCCGGAAATCTCTACCTTCAACCCCTCTAGTGATATCGATAGGGGAATCTATAGGGCTCTTGAGGCCTTCAAAGACAGAATAGAGTATCTTGATGCATGGAACAACGATGAAATAGTCGGGACGATCAGAGCAGTTCTCAACGAATTCAAACCCGATAGAAAGGGGTTCTACATGTCCTTGAGGCATATTCTAACAGCGGCCGATGAAGGGCCAGAACTTGTTGATGTTATCTTTCTTCTCGGTAGAAACAAGACTTTGAACAGACTTCAACAGGCTCTGAGATTTGTGTAA
- a CDS encoding 23S rRNA (pseudouridine(1915)-N(3))-methyltransferase RlmH, with product MNIRIFATGKPKSGFVVEGIDQYRKWLSSFGKVGIEYLPLGGNTSRNKEIVKEREGKRYLKIANSSDKILLLDELGEHRSSEEFARMLEKWQNIGVSGLTFFIGGPLGFSEEVLSKGWQQLSLSRMTFTHEMAVLILLEQLFRAHTILDNRPYHY from the coding sequence ATGAATATCAGGATTTTTGCAACGGGGAAGCCAAAGTCGGGTTTTGTTGTTGAGGGTATCGACCAGTATAGAAAATGGCTCAGCAGCTTTGGTAAAGTTGGTATTGAGTATCTCCCTCTAGGAGGCAACACCTCCAGGAACAAGGAGATAGTCAAAGAGAGAGAAGGCAAGAGGTATTTGAAAATAGCCAACTCGAGCGACAAGATACTCCTTCTTGACGAACTAGGAGAACATCGCTCATCGGAAGAGTTTGCACGAATGCTTGAAAAATGGCAAAATATAGGAGTAAGCGGCCTGACTTTCTTCATTGGGGGACCCTTGGGTTTTAGTGAAGAGGTTCTATCGAAGGGCTGGCAACAGCTGTCCTTGTCAAGAATGACATTTACGCATGAAATGGCCGTTCTAATTCTTTTGGAGCAGCTTTTCAGGGCACATACTATTCTTGACAACAGACCGTATCATTATTGA
- a CDS encoding ABC transporter permease, protein MSWIEAIFAILVNPLFYKLTLLSATPLIFAALGGTYSEVTGVTNIALEGIMLMGAFTSIVFTLLSGNAWIGVLMAVIIGTGFTWFHAWASIRWSANQIVSATALVIIAQGTTSFLMIPIFGNEGQTDFIGRVPYLDAGWLKGIPFIGEIFGSMSPFTYIAVIAVVASWFLLYRTPLGLQMRAVGENPEAADTLGISVYKIRYFGVLMSGVFASLAGAFLSVGELGRFVENMIHGRGFIALAAMILGNWNPVGAMWAAILFGAAEAMNLQLQSSSIVSVSAGVKPLFNMIPFVVTLIVVGGFIGKTRSPAASGIPYEKES, encoded by the coding sequence ATGAGCTGGATCGAAGCGATCTTCGCAATACTTGTCAACCCCCTATTCTATAAACTCACTTTGCTCTCTGCGACTCCTTTAATATTCGCCGCTCTTGGAGGCACTTACAGCGAAGTCACCGGCGTTACGAACATCGCTCTTGAAGGTATTATGCTCATGGGAGCTTTTACCTCGATCGTCTTCACCCTACTTTCTGGTAACGCCTGGATCGGTGTACTAATGGCCGTCATCATAGGAACGGGGTTCACCTGGTTCCACGCATGGGCAAGTATTAGGTGGTCGGCTAATCAGATAGTTAGTGCTACCGCTCTTGTGATAATCGCTCAGGGAACAACTTCATTCCTGATGATTCCGATCTTTGGAAACGAAGGCCAGACCGATTTCATTGGAAGAGTTCCATACCTTGACGCAGGTTGGTTGAAGGGTATCCCTTTCATAGGCGAGATTTTTGGCTCTATGAGTCCTTTTACGTATATCGCAGTAATTGCGGTTGTTGCCAGCTGGTTCTTACTGTACAGAACACCTCTTGGTCTTCAAATGAGAGCGGTCGGAGAAAATCCTGAAGCTGCTGATACTCTAGGAATAAGCGTCTACAAGATCAGATATTTCGGAGTTCTAATGAGTGGAGTTTTCGCAAGTCTTGCCGGGGCCTTTCTTTCGGTCGGTGAACTGGGAAGATTCGTTGAGAATATGATTCATGGAAGGGGATTTATTGCTCTTGCCGCTATGATCCTCGGAAACTGGAATCCGGTTGGGGCCATGTGGGCTGCAATACTGTTTGGAGCGGCGGAAGCGATGAACCTGCAGTTACAGAGTAGTTCAATTGTGTCGGTATCGGCAGGTGTGAAACCATTATTCAATATGATTCCATTTGTTGTCACGCTGATAGTGGTGGGCGGTTTTATTGGCAAGACGCGATCACCTGCTGCTTCGGGAATACCTTACGAAAAAGAATCCTGA
- the ftcD gene encoding glutamate formimidoyltransferase, whose protein sequence is MRLIESVPNFSEGRRLDVVEQIVEESSKVKNVWVLDYSSDADHNRSVVTIAGEPEAVETALFNMTLKAKELIDLRNHSGEHPRMGATDVIPLVPVMNTTKEECVELSKKLGKRIGDELQIPVYLYEDSATCSERVSLSNIRKGEFENFASKMADEQWKPDFGPSEIHPSAGVVAVGCREYLIAFNVNLGTDKIEIANKIAKSIRHISGGFRYVKALGFRLEDRNMVQISMNMTNYKKTPLFRVFEVIRSEAERYGVPIVGSEIVGLTPLQALVDVADHYLRLERFSSSSILEKKVLDFIADKDS, encoded by the coding sequence GCCAAATTTCAGTGAAGGAAGAAGGCTGGATGTGGTAGAACAGATTGTCGAAGAGTCCAGTAAGGTAAAGAATGTATGGGTTTTAGATTATTCAAGTGATGCTGATCACAATCGTTCTGTCGTTACGATTGCCGGTGAACCCGAAGCAGTTGAAACTGCTCTGTTCAATATGACTCTTAAAGCAAAAGAACTGATCGATCTAAGAAACCATTCTGGTGAACATCCGAGGATGGGAGCAACTGATGTTATTCCTCTCGTTCCAGTTATGAACACGACAAAGGAGGAATGCGTGGAACTCTCCAAGAAACTGGGAAAGAGAATTGGTGACGAGCTACAGATTCCAGTCTACCTGTATGAAGACTCCGCGACTTGTTCGGAGCGTGTAAGTCTCTCAAACATAAGAAAAGGAGAGTTCGAAAACTTTGCTTCGAAGATGGCTGACGAACAGTGGAAACCTGATTTTGGTCCTTCAGAGATTCATCCTTCTGCAGGTGTTGTGGCGGTGGGTTGTAGAGAGTATCTTATCGCTTTCAACGTAAATTTGGGAACTGACAAAATCGAGATCGCAAATAAGATCGCGAAGTCAATCAGACATATAAGCGGAGGATTTCGGTATGTGAAGGCGCTTGGCTTCAGACTAGAGGACAGGAATATGGTTCAGATCTCGATGAACATGACCAATTACAAAAAGACTCCTCTATTCAGGGTATTCGAAGTGATAAGGTCGGAAGCTGAAAGGTACGGAGTTCCGATTGTAGGATCTGAAATAGTAGGACTTACTCCACTTCAGGCACTTGTTGATGTTGCTGATCATTATCTTAGGCTCGAGAGATTTTCCAGCTCCTCAATTCTTGAGAAGAAGGTGCTGGATTTCATTGCAGACAAGGATAGTTAG
- a CDS encoding cytidine deaminase — MKDKSEEIMLIQKAIEAKDRSYSPYSGFPVGAALLTEEGEVFVGTNVENSSYGLSICAERSAIVSAVSQGYRKFRSIAIVSNRKEPTSPCGACRQFMAEFGNFEVILVGDGITKRTTSYELLPLHFEMEK; from the coding sequence ATGAAAGACAAATCAGAGGAGATAATGCTAATTCAGAAAGCTATTGAGGCAAAGGATAGATCCTATTCGCCATATTCAGGGTTTCCTGTTGGTGCGGCCTTGCTTACTGAGGAAGGCGAAGTGTTCGTTGGAACCAATGTAGAAAACAGTTCTTATGGACTTTCCATCTGTGCCGAAAGATCTGCGATTGTCTCGGCTGTCTCACAAGGATACAGGAAGTTCAGGAGTATTGCAATAGTTAGTAACAGAAAGGAACCGACTTCTCCGTGCGGGGCCTGCAGACAGTTCATGGCAGAATTTGGCAATTTCGAAGTGATTCTAGTGGGCGATGGAATAACCAAGAGAACTACTTCCTATGAGCTCCTGCCACTGCATTTTGAGATGGAGAAGTAA
- a CDS encoding hemolysin family protein, protein MEDPTSSGDPVSLILNLALLGFLLYLSGIFSGTETALMSMSKLKLRDLMDDKEKRFSKSVRYFVENPNSVLTAILVMNNVVNILSSSLATLLALQLLPSNSAGIAAALVTGVMTFLILVFGEITPKIFARENSERLFRKMITVISVITMILKPLLWLLLRISNFFIVFIGGKKADFAPFITEDEIRSAVDAGHEEGVLQSEERMIMKRTLELKDISVKEIMTPRVEIVALEEEKPLIDLMELVESEGYSRYPIYRENIDRIVGVCYAKDLLNFLLERKDNDVLHSISVEEIMRAPYFVPETKKVDDLLREFREKKNHLAVVIDEYGGTAGIITMEDVIEELTGEILDEYDEESEEIMIERLGEGEFIVDGMTPINDIERELEHHFPDTEFETIGGYLLEVLERFPEVGEKIIVNGFTFEILAAGKNKVEKIRLIVDRRKVDERQIRGDNANSESY, encoded by the coding sequence GTGGAAGACCCTACTAGTAGCGGGGACCCTGTTTCGCTTATACTGAATCTGGCACTGCTTGGCTTCCTTCTCTATCTTTCGGGCATCTTCTCTGGAACTGAAACGGCTCTCATGTCGATGAGCAAATTGAAGCTACGCGATCTTATGGATGACAAAGAAAAGCGGTTCAGCAAGTCTGTTAGGTATTTCGTAGAGAACCCTAATTCGGTTCTTACGGCTATACTTGTCATGAACAATGTTGTCAACATACTATCTTCATCACTCGCAACCTTGCTTGCACTGCAGCTCCTTCCGAGCAACTCCGCAGGCATTGCCGCAGCGCTTGTTACGGGAGTTATGACATTCTTAATACTTGTGTTTGGAGAGATCACTCCGAAGATCTTTGCAAGGGAAAACTCTGAAAGACTCTTTAGAAAAATGATAACGGTAATTTCCGTAATCACGATGATTCTGAAACCTCTTTTGTGGCTTCTGTTACGCATCTCGAATTTCTTTATAGTCTTCATTGGAGGTAAGAAAGCCGATTTTGCTCCCTTCATAACCGAAGACGAGATTAGGTCGGCCGTCGATGCCGGCCATGAAGAAGGGGTTCTTCAGTCGGAAGAGAGAATGATTATGAAGAGGACGCTCGAATTGAAGGACATCTCGGTGAAGGAGATTATGACTCCAAGGGTGGAAATCGTTGCACTTGAAGAGGAAAAGCCGCTAATTGACCTAATGGAATTAGTAGAATCGGAAGGCTATTCTCGCTATCCTATTTACAGAGAAAACATTGATAGAATTGTCGGAGTTTGCTACGCGAAAGATCTGCTAAATTTCTTACTCGAAAGGAAGGATAACGATGTCCTGCATAGCATTAGTGTCGAGGAAATTATGAGAGCACCGTATTTCGTGCCCGAGACGAAGAAAGTCGATGATCTGTTAAGAGAATTCAGAGAGAAGAAGAATCATCTCGCGGTAGTTATCGATGAGTATGGCGGGACAGCAGGGATAATAACAATGGAAGATGTAATTGAAGAGCTTACCGGTGAGATCCTGGATGAGTATGACGAAGAGTCCGAAGAGATTATGATAGAGAGGCTAGGAGAAGGCGAGTTCATTGTTGACGGAATGACACCAATAAATGATATCGAGAGAGAACTTGAGCACCATTTTCCAGATACTGAGTTTGAGACAATAGGAGGCTATCTTCTGGAAGTACTTGAAAGGTTTCCGGAAGTCGGAGAGAAGATAATTGTTAATGGCTTTACTTTTGAGATCCTCGCTGCTGGAAAGAATAAAGTTGAGAAGATCAGGCTCATTGTTGACAGGAGGAAGGTTGATGAAAGACAAATCAGAGGAGATAATGCTAATTCAGAAAGCTATTGA
- the hutI gene encoding imidazolonepropionase, whose translation MLVDLAIVDVLQTASPPELGPLRGKKMSSLEIKRGVNIAIEGGKITYVGSEFVKANEYVDGSQLVVIPGFVDCHTHIPFVGSRSDEFIMRLSGKSYMDIMNAGGGIRSTVREVRSAPASRIVAESMGYLDAMLSLGVTTIEGKSGYGLDRDNELKQLKVLKTLNSIHPMDIIPTFLGAHALTEEYRSAEEFLDSMADMFSELGEYTDTVDIFCEKGVFNEMQSRKYLSKAKKMGFKTKLHADELSSSGGGRLAVELGATSADHLISADNETLELLAKSDTVCTLLPGTSFFLNEDFARGRELIDRGAIVALASDFNPGSCNIYNPFLIIFLAVSRCGLSVEEAINAYTVNSAYALRLESRKGRVEQGYDADLLLLKVKDYSEIVYNFSRDLVKGVIKSGKKVR comes from the coding sequence ATGTTGGTTGATTTGGCAATTGTCGACGTCTTGCAGACTGCTTCACCTCCAGAATTGGGGCCATTAAGGGGCAAGAAAATGTCCTCTCTTGAAATCAAACGCGGTGTGAACATTGCAATTGAGGGAGGCAAGATTACTTATGTCGGTAGCGAATTTGTGAAGGCGAACGAGTATGTTGATGGCAGCCAGCTGGTGGTTATTCCCGGATTTGTCGATTGTCATACCCACATCCCGTTTGTCGGCAGTAGAAGTGATGAGTTCATAATGCGGCTTTCTGGGAAGAGTTATATGGACATAATGAATGCAGGAGGGGGTATCAGGTCAACCGTAAGAGAAGTAAGAAGCGCTCCTGCTTCCAGAATTGTGGCCGAGTCAATGGGATACCTTGACGCGATGCTTTCTCTTGGAGTTACTACTATTGAGGGCAAAAGCGGTTACGGTCTCGACAGGGATAACGAACTCAAGCAGCTGAAGGTTCTTAAGACATTGAATTCCATTCACCCAATGGACATTATTCCCACTTTTCTGGGTGCCCATGCATTGACAGAGGAGTATCGATCTGCAGAGGAATTTCTGGATTCGATGGCAGACATGTTCTCTGAACTTGGAGAATACACCGATACGGTTGACATTTTCTGCGAGAAGGGTGTGTTCAACGAAATGCAGTCGAGAAAGTATTTGAGTAAGGCGAAAAAAATGGGATTCAAGACGAAACTCCATGCGGATGAACTTTCATCATCAGGAGGCGGAAGGTTAGCGGTTGAGCTTGGAGCCACCTCCGCCGATCACTTGATCTCCGCAGACAATGAGACATTAGAACTCCTGGCGAAGAGCGATACAGTTTGCACTCTTCTGCCTGGAACATCTTTCTTCCTTAATGAGGATTTTGCACGAGGTCGCGAATTGATAGATAGGGGAGCTATAGTTGCATTAGCCTCAGACTTCAATCCCGGTTCCTGCAACATCTATAACCCTTTCTTAATAATATTCTTGGCGGTTTCGCGTTGTGGTCTTTCCGTAGAAGAAGCGATAAATGCTTACACTGTGAATAGCGCATACGCTTTGCGTCTTGAGAGTAGAAAGGGTAGAGTAGAGCAAGGATACGATGCCGATTTGCTGCTTCTGAAGGTGAAGGATTACAGTGAAATCGTCTACAATTTCTCTAGAGATCTCGTAAAGGGAGTAATCAAGAGTGGAAAGAAAGTAAGATGA
- a CDS encoding ABC transporter ATP-binding protein codes for MKGIVKTFPSVVANDHVDFFVRKGEIHALVGENGAGKSTLMNQLYGLYTPDEGEIFINGKKTVINGPKDAIDIGIGMVHQHFMLVDNLTVAENVVLGSEPKYGPFKMFMDTNKSRKIVTDLSKKYGLAVDVDAFIEDIPVGMQQRVEILKILFRGAEILVFDEPTAVLTPQETEELFKILRVLRDNGKTIIFITHKLNEVMAITDRVTVMRLGKVTGKVNTKDTNPRQLANMMVGREVLLRVEKEEKRAGETVLEVKDLHVKDNRNLDTVNGVSFSVRQGEIVGIAGVAGNGQTELIEAITGLRKVEKGNIYLSGVDLTNQTALEIREAGLTHIPENRLRRGMIAQYPVYYNLILGKQDEEPFSQEGFINLRNVKEFSRGVVDAFDVRPKNINMLAGNLSGGNQQKVVVGRELSVVPIEPKVVVVSQPTRGLDIGAIEFIHKTLISMRGKGIAMLLISMELDEIFSLSDRILVFYEGEIMGEVTPDEVDREEIGLMMAGHKKAEVVRERSDEG; via the coding sequence ATGAAAGGAATTGTGAAGACCTTCCCTTCCGTTGTTGCTAATGATCATGTGGATTTCTTTGTTAGGAAAGGCGAAATACATGCGCTTGTGGGCGAGAACGGAGCAGGAAAGTCTACTCTCATGAATCAGTTGTATGGGCTTTATACTCCTGACGAAGGAGAGATCTTCATAAATGGTAAGAAAACAGTTATCAACGGGCCAAAGGATGCTATTGACATAGGAATCGGGATGGTCCACCAACATTTCATGTTGGTGGATAACCTGACTGTCGCTGAAAACGTAGTTCTAGGTTCAGAACCGAAGTACGGTCCCTTCAAAATGTTCATGGACACTAACAAGTCGCGTAAGATCGTTACGGACTTGTCTAAAAAGTACGGACTAGCCGTTGATGTGGATGCTTTTATTGAAGACATTCCAGTTGGTATGCAGCAAAGAGTTGAGATTCTGAAGATCCTATTCAGGGGTGCCGAGATTCTCGTTTTCGATGAACCGACAGCCGTTCTAACCCCTCAGGAGACCGAAGAGCTTTTCAAAATACTTAGAGTGTTAAGAGATAATGGAAAGACGATTATTTTCATCACTCATAAGCTAAATGAAGTCATGGCTATTACCGATAGGGTGACAGTTATGAGACTCGGGAAAGTAACCGGTAAGGTGAACACCAAAGACACAAATCCCAGACAACTTGCAAACATGATGGTCGGAAGAGAAGTTCTCCTAAGAGTCGAAAAGGAAGAGAAACGCGCCGGCGAAACCGTTCTAGAAGTCAAAGATCTCCATGTTAAGGATAATCGAAACTTAGATACGGTCAATGGTGTCTCGTTCTCGGTTCGTCAGGGGGAAATTGTGGGAATCGCCGGCGTAGCAGGTAACGGTCAGACAGAGCTTATCGAGGCGATCACCGGTCTTAGGAAAGTTGAGAAAGGAAACATATACTTGAGTGGCGTTGATCTTACTAATCAAACGGCGCTTGAAATAAGAGAAGCTGGTTTGACACACATCCCTGAGAATAGACTGAGAAGGGGAATGATAGCCCAGTATCCAGTCTATTACAACCTCATCCTTGGTAAACAAGACGAAGAGCCCTTTTCTCAAGAGGGGTTCATAAACCTTAGAAACGTAAAGGAATTCTCAAGAGGCGTAGTAGATGCTTTCGATGTGAGACCAAAGAACATAAACATGCTCGCTGGCAACCTCTCGGGCGGGAATCAACAGAAGGTAGTCGTGGGCCGAGAACTGAGCGTTGTTCCGATAGAACCGAAAGTTGTGGTAGTCTCTCAGCCCACCAGAGGTCTGGATATCGGAGCAATCGAGTTTATTCATAAGACTTTGATTTCGATGCGCGGCAAGGGCATTGCCATGCTTCTGATCTCAATGGAACTCGATGAGATTTTTTCTCTCTCTGACAGGATACTTGTCTTCTATGAAGGAGAGATTATGGGAGAAGTTACTCCAGATGAAGTCGACAGAGAGGAAATAGGACTTATGATGGCAGGGCATAAAAAGGCCGAAGTCGTTAGGGAACGGAGTGATGAAGGATGA